A genome region from Primulina eburnea isolate SZY01 chromosome 9, ASM2296580v1, whole genome shotgun sequence includes the following:
- the LOC140841762 gene encoding histone H3.3, which translates to MARTKQTARKSTGGKAPRKQLATKAARKSAPTTGGVKKPHRYRPGTVALREIRKYQKSTELLIRKLPFQRLVREIAQDFKTDLRFQSHAVLALQEAAEAYLVGLFEDTNLCAIHAKRVTIMPKDIQLARRIRGERA; encoded by the exons ATGGCTCGTACCAAGCAAACTGCTCGTAAGTCCACAGGAGGAAAGGCTCCCAGGAAACAATTGGCTACCAAG GCTGCCCGAAAGTCGGCCCCCACCACCGGTGGAGTGAAGAAGCCTCATCGTTACCGCCCTGGTACCGTTGCGCTTCG TGAAATCCGCAAGTACCAGAAGAGTACCGAGCTTTTGATCAGGAAGTTGCCTTTCCAAAGGCTTGTTCGTGAAATTGCCCAAGATTTCAAG ACTGATCTCCGTTTCCAGAGCCATGCAGTTCTGGCGCTTCAGGAGGCTGCGGAGGCCTACCTGGTGGGTCTGTTCGAGGACACTAACTTGTGTGCAATTCATGCCAAGCGAGTGACCATCATGCCCAAAGACATCCAGCTTGCTCGCAGAATCCGAGGGGAGCGTGCTTAG